A portion of the Bubalus kerabau isolate K-KA32 ecotype Philippines breed swamp buffalo chromosome 1, PCC_UOA_SB_1v2, whole genome shotgun sequence genome contains these proteins:
- the CDC34 gene encoding ubiquitin-conjugating enzyme E2 R1 isoform X5, with translation MARPLVPSSQKALLLELKGLQEEPVEGFRVTLVDEGDLYNWEVAIFGPPNTYYEGGYFKARLKFPIDYPYSPPAFRFLTKMWHPNIYEDHPPECHLPPQRTQHLLASQRGRLCDVQEVEREQRKQVLGTKVDAERDGVKVPTTLAEYCVKTKAPVPDEGSDLFYDDYYEDGEAEADSCFGDDEDDSGTEES, from the exons ATGGCCCGGCCGCTGGTGCCCAGCTCGCAGAAGGCGTTGTTGCTGGAGCTCAAGGGGCTGCAAGAGGAGCCGGTGGAGGGCTTCCGGGTGACCCTGGTGGACGAGGGCGACCTGTACAACTGGGAGGTGGCCATCTTCGGACCCCCCAACACCTACTACGAGGGCGGCTACTTCAAG GCACGCCTGAAGTTCCCCATCGACTACCCTTACTCCCCTCCCGCCTTTCGGTTCCTGACCAAGATGTGGCACCCCAACATCTACGAG GACCATCCTCCTGAGTGTCATCTCCCTCCTCAACGAACCCAACACCTTCTCGCCAGCCAACGTGGACGCCTCTGTGATGTACAGGAAGTGGAAAGAGAGCAAAG GAAGCAGGTCCTGGGGACCAAGGTGGATGCAGAGCGGGATGGCGTGAAGGTACCCACCACACTGGCTGAGTACTGTGTGAAGACCAAGGCCCCAGTGCCGGACGAGGGCTCCGACCTCTTCTATGACGACTACTACGAGGATGGCGAGGCTGAGGCCGACAGCTGCTTCGGGGACGATGAGGATGATTCAGGCACCGAAGAGTCCTGA
- the CDC34 gene encoding ubiquitin-conjugating enzyme E2 R1 isoform X4 — translation MARPLVPSSQKALLLELKGLQEEPVEGFRVTLVDEGDLYNWEVAIFGPPNTYYEGGYFKARLKFPIDYPYSPPAFRFLTKMWHPNIYEDHPPECHLPPQRTQHLLASQRGRLCDVQEVEREQRQGPRVHGHHPHPHSPAVSLCLRSCRDPCLWASLATSRRELERAQRHRRKEAGPGDQGGCRAGWREGTHHTG, via the exons ATGGCCCGGCCGCTGGTGCCCAGCTCGCAGAAGGCGTTGTTGCTGGAGCTCAAGGGGCTGCAAGAGGAGCCGGTGGAGGGCTTCCGGGTGACCCTGGTGGACGAGGGCGACCTGTACAACTGGGAGGTGGCCATCTTCGGACCCCCCAACACCTACTACGAGGGCGGCTACTTCAAG GCACGCCTGAAGTTCCCCATCGACTACCCTTACTCCCCTCCCGCCTTTCGGTTCCTGACCAAGATGTGGCACCCCAACATCTACGAG GACCATCCTCCTGAGTGTCATCTCCCTCCTCAACGAACCCAACACCTTCTCGCCAGCCAACGTGGACGCCTCTGTGATGTACAGGAAGTGGAAAGAGAGCAAAGGCAAGGACCGCGAGTACACGGACATCATCCG CACCCACACTCACCTGCTGTGTCGCTGTGCCTGCGGAGCTGTAGAGACCCGTGCCTGTGGGCCAGCCTCGCGACCTCACGGCGAGAGCTCGAGAGAGCCCAGCGGCACCGTCGGAAG GAAGCAGGTCCTGGGGACCAAGGTGGATGCAGAGCGGGATGGCGTGAAGGTACCCACCACACTGGCTGA
- the CDC34 gene encoding ubiquitin-conjugating enzyme E2 R1 isoform X2 gives MARPLVPSSQKALLLELKGLQEEPVEGFRVTLVDEGDLYNWEVAIFGPPNTYYEGGYFKARLKFPIDYPYSPPAFRFLTKMWHPNIYETGDVCISILHPPVDDPQSGELPSERWNPTQNVRTILLSVISLLNEPNTFSPANVDASVMYRKWKESKGKDREYTDIIRKQVLGTKVDAERDGVKVPTTLAEYCVKTKAPVPDEGSDLFYDDYYEDGEAEADSCFGDDEDDSGTEES, from the exons ATGGCCCGGCCGCTGGTGCCCAGCTCGCAGAAGGCGTTGTTGCTGGAGCTCAAGGGGCTGCAAGAGGAGCCGGTGGAGGGCTTCCGGGTGACCCTGGTGGACGAGGGCGACCTGTACAACTGGGAGGTGGCCATCTTCGGACCCCCCAACACCTACTACGAGGGCGGCTACTTCAAG GCACGCCTGAAGTTCCCCATCGACTACCCTTACTCCCCTCCCGCCTTTCGGTTCCTGACCAAGATGTGGCACCCCAACATCTACGAG ACTGGGGACGTTTGCATCTCTATTCTCCACCCTCCGGTGGATGACCCCCAGAGCGGGGAGCTGCCCTCGGAGCGGTGGAACCCCACGCAGAATGTCAG GACCATCCTCCTGAGTGTCATCTCCCTCCTCAACGAACCCAACACCTTCTCGCCAGCCAACGTGGACGCCTCTGTGATGTACAGGAAGTGGAAAGAGAGCAAAGGCAAGGACCGCGAGTACACGGACATCATCCG GAAGCAGGTCCTGGGGACCAAGGTGGATGCAGAGCGGGATGGCGTGAAGGTACCCACCACACTGGCTGAGTACTGTGTGAAGACCAAGGCCCCAGTGCCGGACGAGGGCTCCGACCTCTTCTATGACGACTACTACGAGGATGGCGAGGCTGAGGCCGACAGCTGCTTCGGGGACGATGAGGATGATTCAGGCACCGAAGAGTCCTGA
- the CDC34 gene encoding ubiquitin-conjugating enzyme E2 R1 isoform X1: MARPLVPSSQKALLLELKGLQEEPVEGFRVTLVDEGDLYNWEVAIFGPPNTYYEGGYFKARLKFPIDYPYSPPAFRFLTKMWHPNIYETGDVCISILHPPVDDPQSGELPSERWNPTQNVRTILLSVISLLNEPNTFSPANVDASVMYRKWKESKGKDREYTDIIRTHTHLLCRCACGAVETRACGPASRPHGESSREPSGTVGRKQVLGTKVDAERDGVKVPTTLAEYCVKTKAPVPDEGSDLFYDDYYEDGEAEADSCFGDDEDDSGTEES; this comes from the exons ATGGCCCGGCCGCTGGTGCCCAGCTCGCAGAAGGCGTTGTTGCTGGAGCTCAAGGGGCTGCAAGAGGAGCCGGTGGAGGGCTTCCGGGTGACCCTGGTGGACGAGGGCGACCTGTACAACTGGGAGGTGGCCATCTTCGGACCCCCCAACACCTACTACGAGGGCGGCTACTTCAAG GCACGCCTGAAGTTCCCCATCGACTACCCTTACTCCCCTCCCGCCTTTCGGTTCCTGACCAAGATGTGGCACCCCAACATCTACGAG ACTGGGGACGTTTGCATCTCTATTCTCCACCCTCCGGTGGATGACCCCCAGAGCGGGGAGCTGCCCTCGGAGCGGTGGAACCCCACGCAGAATGTCAG GACCATCCTCCTGAGTGTCATCTCCCTCCTCAACGAACCCAACACCTTCTCGCCAGCCAACGTGGACGCCTCTGTGATGTACAGGAAGTGGAAAGAGAGCAAAGGCAAGGACCGCGAGTACACGGACATCATCCG CACCCACACTCACCTGCTGTGTCGCTGTGCCTGCGGAGCTGTAGAGACCCGTGCCTGTGGGCCAGCCTCGCGACCTCACGGCGAGAGCTCGAGAGAGCCCAGCGGCACCGTCGGAAG GAAGCAGGTCCTGGGGACCAAGGTGGATGCAGAGCGGGATGGCGTGAAGGTACCCACCACACTGGCTGAGTACTGTGTGAAGACCAAGGCCCCAGTGCCGGACGAGGGCTCCGACCTCTTCTATGACGACTACTACGAGGATGGCGAGGCTGAGGCCGACAGCTGCTTCGGGGACGATGAGGATGATTCAGGCACCGAAGAGTCCTGA
- the CDC34 gene encoding ubiquitin-conjugating enzyme E2 R1 isoform X3: MARPLVPSSQKALLLELKGLQEEPVEGFRVTLVDEGDLYNWEVAIFGPPNTYYEGGYFKARLKFPIDYPYSPPAFRFLTKMWHPNIYEDHPPECHLPPQRTQHLLASQRGRLCDVQEVEREQSTHTHLLCRCACGAVETRACGPASRPHGESSREPSGTVGRKQVLGTKVDAERDGVKVPTTLAEYCVKTKAPVPDEGSDLFYDDYYEDGEAEADSCFGDDEDDSGTEES, translated from the exons ATGGCCCGGCCGCTGGTGCCCAGCTCGCAGAAGGCGTTGTTGCTGGAGCTCAAGGGGCTGCAAGAGGAGCCGGTGGAGGGCTTCCGGGTGACCCTGGTGGACGAGGGCGACCTGTACAACTGGGAGGTGGCCATCTTCGGACCCCCCAACACCTACTACGAGGGCGGCTACTTCAAG GCACGCCTGAAGTTCCCCATCGACTACCCTTACTCCCCTCCCGCCTTTCGGTTCCTGACCAAGATGTGGCACCCCAACATCTACGAG GACCATCCTCCTGAGTGTCATCTCCCTCCTCAACGAACCCAACACCTTCTCGCCAGCCAACGTGGACGCCTCTGTGATGTACAGGAAGTGGAAAGAGAGCAAAG CACCCACACTCACCTGCTGTGTCGCTGTGCCTGCGGAGCTGTAGAGACCCGTGCCTGTGGGCCAGCCTCGCGACCTCACGGCGAGAGCTCGAGAGAGCCCAGCGGCACCGTCGGAAG GAAGCAGGTCCTGGGGACCAAGGTGGATGCAGAGCGGGATGGCGTGAAGGTACCCACCACACTGGCTGAGTACTGTGTGAAGACCAAGGCCCCAGTGCCGGACGAGGGCTCCGACCTCTTCTATGACGACTACTACGAGGATGGCGAGGCTGAGGCCGACAGCTGCTTCGGGGACGATGAGGATGATTCAGGCACCGAAGAGTCCTGA